From Tautonia plasticadhaerens, the proteins below share one genomic window:
- a CDS encoding helix-turn-helix domain-containing protein, with product MVPPLFVRPLTPDEHQAIRAGPRSPSAFTLRRCRILAASAEGLKPSQIAPRCGRPSQTARNALRAFAAEGTDCLREKSHRPASARPGIDDAGCERPRALLHRSPRDFGEPTSLWTPEPAAGAAFAEGLTARLVSGEAIRQALERLGVGWRRAEDWITSPGPSYLRKERA from the coding sequence ATGGTCCCACCTCTCTTCGTCCGACCGCTGACCCCCGACGAGCATCAGGCGATCCGGGCCGGCCCCCGCTCGCCCTCGGCCTTCACCCTGCGCCGCTGCCGGATCCTGGCGGCCAGCGCCGAGGGCCTCAAGCCCTCGCAGATCGCCCCCCGGTGTGGCCGCCCGTCCCAGACCGCCCGCAACGCCCTGCGGGCCTTCGCCGCCGAGGGCACCGACTGCCTGCGCGAGAAGTCCCACCGCCCCGCGTCGGCCCGCCCCGGGATCGACGACGCCGGGTGCGAGCGGCCGCGGGCCCTGCTGCACCGCAGCCCCCGCGACTTCGGCGAGCCGACCTCGTTGTGGACCCCGGAGCCGGCCGCCGGGGCGGCCTTCGCCGAGGGCCTCACCGCCCGGCTCGTCAGCGGGGAGGCGATCCGCCAGGCCCTGGAGCGCCTCGGCGTCGGCTGGAGACGGGCCGAGGACTGGATCACCAGCCCCGGCCCCTCATATCTGCGCAAGGAGAGAGCATGA